A genomic window from Actinomycetota bacterium includes:
- a CDS encoding GDP-L-fucose synthase — MVTGGAGFLGSYICDLLRRRPIDLMVPRHADHDLTDQQTVRDLMTDVRPDVVLHLAAEVGGIGANRANPGRYFYANAAMGINVIEESRRVGVEKLVQLGTVCAYPKYTPVPFKEEDLWNGYPEETNAPYGVAKKSLLVMLQAYRDQYGFNGVYLLPVNLYGPGDNFDPETSHVIPALIRKFVDARETGAPHVDVWGTGSAGREFLYVEDAARAIVLATEAYDGAEPVNIGSGREIIIRDLVALIANLTGYEGEVHWDATKPDGQPRRMLDTTRAKEYFGFEAQVDLEEGLRKTIAWWQEHRRP; from the coding sequence ATGGTGACCGGCGGTGCCGGTTTCCTGGGCTCGTACATCTGTGACCTTCTCCGCCGCCGCCCCATCGACCTGATGGTTCCCCGCCACGCCGACCATGACCTGACCGATCAACAGACCGTTCGGGATCTCATGACCGACGTTCGACCCGACGTCGTGTTGCATCTTGCGGCAGAAGTGGGTGGCATCGGTGCCAACCGGGCCAACCCGGGACGCTACTTCTACGCCAACGCGGCCATGGGCATCAACGTGATCGAGGAGAGCCGCCGGGTCGGCGTCGAGAAACTCGTGCAGCTCGGGACCGTCTGCGCCTATCCGAAATACACACCGGTGCCGTTCAAAGAGGAGGACCTGTGGAACGGCTACCCGGAGGAGACCAACGCTCCGTATGGCGTCGCCAAGAAATCACTCCTCGTCATGTTGCAGGCATACAGAGATCAGTACGGCTTCAACGGCGTCTACCTGCTTCCCGTGAACCTCTACGGACCCGGAGACAACTTCGATCCGGAGACCAGCCATGTCATTCCGGCACTCATCCGCAAGTTCGTCGACGCCCGCGAAACCGGAGCGCCGCATGTCGACGTGTGGGGAACCGGATCTGCCGGCCGGGAGTTCCTCTACGTGGAAGACGCGGCGCGCGCGATCGTCCTTGCCACCGAGGCGTACGACGGCGCCGAGCCGGTCAACATCGGTAGCGGCCGTGAGATCATCATTCGCGATCTCGTGGCTCTGATCGCCAACCTGACAGGCTACGAGGGAGAGGTCCACTGGGACGCCACCAAGCCGGACGGTCAGCCCCGACGGATGTTGGATACCACGCGCGCCAAGGAGTACTTCGGATTCGAAGCTCAG
- the gmd gene encoding GDP-mannose 4,6-dehydratase, which produces MGRALITGITGQDGSYLTEFLLGRGYEVHGLIRRSSTFATERIDHLYIDPHSESANLFLHYGDLADGNSLVHLLQHIEPTEIYNLGAQSHVGVSFKNPIYTADIDAIGTLRLLEAIRQLGSPVRFYQASSSEMFGKVAETPQTERTPFHPRSPYGVAKVYSFWQTVNYREAYGLFAGNGILFNHESPRRGETFVTRKITRAATRIKLGLQDYVFLGNLDAERDWGFAGDFVEAMWLMLQQDLPDDYVIATGERHSVREFCEAAFGLLDLDFRDHVRIDERYLRPAEVDILQGDASKARRVLGWEPKVEFPDLVRMMIDSDLELAKQERTLVDAGLKQIEWRNGRPE; this is translated from the coding sequence CTGGGGCGTGCGCTCATCACCGGAATCACCGGACAGGACGGATCGTACCTCACCGAGTTCCTGCTTGGTCGCGGGTACGAAGTACACGGGCTGATCCGCCGTTCGAGCACATTCGCAACCGAACGGATCGACCATCTCTACATCGACCCTCACAGCGAATCGGCGAACCTGTTCCTGCATTACGGCGACCTGGCCGACGGCAACAGCCTCGTCCATCTCCTTCAGCACATCGAACCGACCGAAATCTACAACCTCGGCGCCCAGTCCCACGTGGGCGTCTCCTTCAAGAACCCCATCTACACGGCAGACATCGATGCGATAGGCACACTGCGGCTGCTGGAAGCCATCCGGCAGCTCGGATCACCGGTGCGCTTCTACCAGGCGTCCTCATCCGAGATGTTCGGGAAGGTTGCGGAAACCCCGCAGACAGAACGAACGCCGTTTCATCCGCGGAGCCCGTACGGCGTCGCGAAGGTGTACTCGTTCTGGCAGACGGTCAACTACCGCGAGGCGTACGGCCTCTTCGCCGGCAACGGGATTCTCTTCAATCACGAGTCGCCCAGAAGGGGCGAGACGTTCGTGACCCGCAAGATCACCCGGGCGGCGACCCGCATCAAGCTCGGGCTTCAGGACTACGTCTTCCTCGGCAATCTCGACGCAGAGCGCGACTGGGGATTCGCCGGGGACTTCGTGGAGGCCATGTGGCTGATGCTCCAGCAGGATCTTCCCGACGACTATGTGATCGCCACGGGCGAACGGCATTCGGTACGTGAATTCTGCGAGGCGGCATTCGGGCTGCTCGACCTCGATTTTCGTGATCACGTGCGTATCGACGAGCGATACCTGCGACCGGCCGAAGTCGACATCCTCCAGGGCGACGCCTCCAAAGCTCGCCGAGTTCTCGGTTGGGAACCGAAGGTGGAATTCCCGGACCTGGTGCGCATGATGATCGACTCGGACCTCGAGTTGGCCAAGCAGGAGCGGACCCTGGTCGACGCGGGCCTCAAGCAGATCGAGTGGCGCAACGGGAGACCCGAGTGA